TTTTTAAACCCCAGCCACCGCTCTGTGATTCACATCCTCGTCAGCCAGAGCCTTCCGACAGCCTAGATATAGCACTAAGCTTggctggggagggggggtttcTTTCAATTGAGGGgttttattttaattttCATTTACACAGTCTACACCATCTGTAGGCAAATCTGACACGGACACCTGATCTGGTGCGCTCATGACACTCACACTTCATTCGCAATATTTACAATATAGCCAGTGGGAAAATACAGAATGAGGAAATCAAAGTAAGTATTGGAACACATCCGAAAACAAGATATTATCTACTTCGAGCTTCAGCGCTCTATTTTCTTCTCCAGCCGAAGAAAGTCGAAAACATGCGGTCCTTCTGCCCAGGCGTGAACTCGTTCGTgctaaaaaaaaaaaaaggcccAAAAAAGGTTAGATCGACACCTCATTTTGAACAGCACCAGACGGGGAAAGAGTCTCCGGGAACAGGAACAACATACCAACTATCCGCCGTGTAGCCCATGAAGTTGTGGATGGGGTCCAGGCCGGGCTGGTCGGGGCAGGTGTCCGAGTCGGCGGGGCACCCGTAGACCTCCCACCTCTGGGCGGGCGTGTCGGCGACGAAGTCGCCCGGGTTGTCGGAGCAGCCGCCGGCGAAGGTGTGGTTGAGGCCGAACCAGTGCCCGGCCTCGTGGACGGCCAGGTGGCCCAGGTTCCAGTCCTCGAAgccgccctgctcgacggtGAAGCCCGGCATGGTCATGGCGCTGAGCTGGCACGAGTCCCTGTAGAAGGTGAGGCTGTCCGggtcggcgatgacggtgGGGAACTGGCAGTAGCCCGTCGCGCCGGGCGAGTAGCTGCTGAAGAAGTACAGGTTCAGCGCGTCGTAGCCGCCGCGCCGGGTGGCCTTGAGGTAGGCGTCGTACTCGGCCTGGTAGTTGACCCAGCCGGCCTCGGGGCCCTCGTAGACGAGGAAGGCCGAGCCCGTTCtgttgtcgacgacgcgctcgGTCGAGTTGAGGCGCAGGTTGATGTCGTACCGGGCGAAGGCGTCGTGCAGCACCGTCCACTGCgcgtcgacgatggcgtccGTGATGAggtccgcctcggcctcggtgctGGCGAGGTGGAAGTTGACGTCGACGGTGAAGTTGCTCGGGTAGGCCTGGCGGCGGGCGGTCTTGCcggcgagctgggcggcgacgtccgggatgacgccgtcgtcggggaccTGACACCCACGGCGGATGGGACCCggtcgctgctgctgctgctgctgcccggggacggcgctggcgaggCCCAGCGAGGCCAATCCGAGCATCACGGCCTTCATGTTTGCGTTGTTGAATACTCTGGTCTCTCTGTTGGACTTTTGCGTTGGCTTCCCTGGAGCCGACGAGctggcgtcgccgccgccttcttaTCTGTCGAATCTCTTCGTGTCTTTCATTTCTTGGCCCGACGCTATACATCTATGGAGAAGGCCGGGGCGTATCCGCTTTCCTCGTATTTGCCGGCGAGTCCACTTCGCTCGAGTCGTCATTGGCTCTTGGAACCGGTTCAAGCATCTATAAACAGTTGCCAATGCCGGGACCCCTGTCGGACATCGACCGAGAACTCCGTCGTCTAAACAGCATTCCCGGTATGACCACCGTTGATCCCGTTTTATCCTGAGAGAAAACACCTTCCTAAACGAGCACAACTCACAACCCCCTGGTCCAAGCAAGGTTGTCGGGCTCAGCTGGTTTCTTTCGGCCCCTCCTCACCGAACACATGATTGCAACCAACCCGTGTAAGAACATAGTCAATTTATAACTCTAAACCAACCAGGCATGGTTTGCGAACAAGTCTATACGAGTTCATGTTGTGAAGAAGCTTGTGaccaccaaccaaccacaCCGCACATACTCTCCCCATCGCcgtccatcatcatcactcTTTCACCAATCCCGCGACGACATCCTCTCTCCAAGCCCACAAAGCGGCGTAAGTCGCACCCGGTCCGACGAGAACGTGCCCCGCCAAAGTCAACACCGCGGCCCCGatcgccgcccgcgtcgtcACGTACCCGAGCCGGCGCAGCTCGTACACGCTGTACAGACACCAGACGGCGACCGCCGCGAAACAGAGGAGCATGTCGTACTTCCAAAACCCGACGAGGTTGTTCCCCAGACCCATCGATGCGACCGTCGGCAGGTCCAGGAACGCCCCGCGGAGAGACACCGAGGGACTCAGGCGCGCGTAcgccacggcggcgacgtgcAGGGTCGCGGTCGCGAAGAAACAGAGGGCGTAGCCGACGCGCAGCGACGCCAGGTCCTTGTTTTCGAAAATCTCCCAGTCCAGCGACTTGGTGCGCGACACGTACGCCAGGGCGCCGGAAAGGACCCAGGTCAGGGCAGAGACGTAGACGGGGGACGGCTGCCAGAAGGCGATGGCATTCTGCTGCACCACGCTGTCGCCGTACTGGAGGAACATGAGCATCGTCGGCACGATGTACCCCAGGACCAGAGACACGGGCAAGACCTTCGCAACAGAGGATGGGATCGGCCGGCCCGTCGGTCGGGTGTAGACGCCCCTCCGGGTCGTGTACAGGCTGACGAGGAAGTAGATGGGCGCGAccttgccgatgccgaccaGTTGGTACACGGCGAACAGCGATGGCCACGACACGAGCGACAGGTGGTTGCCGTTGCGGTAGCCCTCGACCGTCCAGATGTAGATGATGGGGATCAGGTTCGTCATGAAGTAGAAGCACTGCAGTTTCCTGTTGGGATCGGGGCCGGACGTGGCCTCAGAAAACGCCCAGGTGAGCAGCGACAAGATGGCGTCGATCGGAGCGAAGCCGGTGAACTCGCTCTTCAGGGGCTGGCCGAGGAAGCTTTGGTCTCCTGCAAAGGCCTCCGGGTTGAGGCGTAAGACTCTCTGGGCGATGTAAAAGATCCCGCAGAGGGCGGCTGCCACAGCAAGCTTGGGCAGGGTCGGCGACCCCAGAGGCCGGctggcgagctcgtcgaagAAGGGGGTGGCGTGCGGCCTCTTGGGCGTGTCCAACAGGTCCAGCTTGTGTCCGCCCTCGATGTTTGTGCTCCACGGGgcctccttgtcgtcgacggaCACCTTCGGCACTATGTACCGCGCGACGAACTCCAGCAGCGGGCTCTCCATGGCGGCATACCGCTGCTCGTTGTGGGACGCCCTGACGAGGTCCCAGACGCGCGGCTCGCGCTTCTTCTGCGTCTGGAGGAAGACGTCGTGGATCTGGTCGGTGGTGGGGCCGCCGGAGGGACATGTCTTGAGCAGGTTTGCCAGGTTGTTCGCCAGGACcgcggccgtctcgatgGCGCTGTTGCCTCCCTGGCCGGCGATGGGTTCGAACTGAACGTGTGTGTCAGCCCGTTGGACAATGGATTAACGAGTCACGACATGGTTGGTTCACGGGGGCTAGTTACCTTGTGGGCTGCGTCTCCGATGGTCATGATGCGGTTGAAGTGCCATTTCTTGAACACGTATTCCGGGAGCGGGGTGAGAACAGAAGAGATCTTGGCGGAGTACAGCTCCCCAAAAGTGAGGCTTTCCGTGATCTTGTCGTCGCGGTGctccttgacgagcttgtcctcgtcttctttgcTGAAGCGCGGGAGCTCCGGCCCGTAGTGCGTTTTGCCCATGTTGACGAAGAGGAACCAGTAGACTCTGTTTCGAgggccggcgatgacgaggtaGGAGAAGTGCTTGTTGAAGTTGGTCTGGGTCGTCCCGGCACTCCAGTCCTTCATGATGGAGATGCCGAAGATGCACTTGTAGACCGTCGGTAGGCACTCTGAGCGATCCGTCAGCTAACCTGTGGTCTCTGGAGGTCGCCGCCACCTGCGCAAGGCATGCTTCACGTACCTGTATGCTCCGAGGCGGGAATGTAACCGGGCTCGAGTGTGTCCGCGAGCCGCCACATCTCGCTGCGGACTCTGCTGTGAATGCCGTCCGCACCCACCAAGATGTCTCCGGTGTACGACTGGCCGTCGGACGTTGCCACCCTGACGCCGGACGGCTCGAGCGAGACGCCAGTGACTTTTTTGCCAACGAGGATGCGGTCCTTGTTCTTCAGGT
The genomic region above belongs to Colletotrichum higginsianum IMI 349063 chromosome 2, whole genome shotgun sequence and contains:
- a CDS encoding Metalloprotease, which encodes MKAVMLGLASLGLASAVPGQQQQQQRPGPIRRGCQVPDDGVIPDVAAQLAGKTARRQAYPSNFTVDVNFHLASTEAEADLITDAIVDAQWTVLHDAFARYDINLRLNSTERVVDNRTGSAFLVYEGPEAGWVNYQAEYDAYLKATRRGGYDALNLYFFSSYSPGATGYCQFPTVIADPDSLTFYRDSCQLSAMTMPGFTVEQGGFEDWNLGHLAVHEAGHWFGLNHTFAGGCSDNPGDFVADTPAQRWEVYGCPADSDTCPDQPGLDPIHNFMGYTADSCTNEFTPGQKDRMFSTFFGWRRK
- a CDS encoding FAD binding domain-containing protein; the protein is MSPKEFTVLIAGGSIAGLTLANLLERLGISYTILEAHHEMAPQVGASIGILPNGSRVLDQVGLYDEIRKLIDEPLFTMSLRDSEGNSASQYLGIGEQFRKRHGYDVVFVDRQMIIEALWKNLKNKDRILVGKKVTGVSLEPSGVRVATSDGQSYTGDILVGADGIHSRVRSEMWRLADTLEPGYIPASEHTECLPTVYKCIFGISIMKDWSAGTTQTNFNKHFSYLVIAGPRNRVYWFLFVNMGKTHYGPELPRFSKEDEDKLVKEHRDDKITESLTFGELYSAKISSVLTPLPEYVFKKWHFNRIMTIGDAAHKFEPIAGQGGNSAIETAAVLANNLANLLKTCPSGGPTTDQIHDVFLQTQKKREPRVWDLVRASHNEQRYAAMESPLLEFVARYIVPKVSVDDKEAPWSTNIEGGHKLDLLDTPKRPHATPFFDELASRPLGSPTLPKLAVAAALCGIFYIAQRVLRLNPEAFAGDQSFLGQPLKSEFTGFAPIDAILSLLTWAFSEATSGPDPNRKLQCFYFMTNLIPIIYIWTVEGYRNGNHLSLVSWPSLFAVYQLVGIGKVAPIYFLVSLYTTRRGVYTRPTGRPIPSSVAKVLPVSLVLGYIVPTMLMFLQYGDSVVQQNAIAFWQPSPVYVSALTWVLSGALAYVSRTKSLDWEIFENKDLASLRVGYALCFFATATLHVAAVAYARLSPSVSLRGAFLDLPTVASMGLGNNLVGFWKYDMLLCFAAVAVWCLYSVYELRRLGYVTTRAAIGAAVLTLAGHVLVGPGATYAALWAWREDVVAGLVKE